In Gemmobacter sp., the sequence CACCCGCGACCGGCCCCGGGTCGTGGGTGTGGCCGGGTTTCGCAGCACCGCAGGCGGGTTCATGTCGTTCGGCCAGCGGCATCTGGCGGCGGTCTATGGCGACTGGGGCGGGCTGTGGCGGTCGGCGGTGCTGCGCGGGCTGGCTGGCGACGTCGACAATGCGCGCTTCCTGATCGACGGGCTGGCGGTGCATCCCGACTGGCAGGGGCAGGGGCTGGGATCGGCGCTGATCGACGCGCTGGCGGCCGAGGCGCGGGCGCGCGGCTATGAACGCCTGCGGCTGGACGTGGCCGACCACAACATCCGCGCCCGGGCGCTGTATGAACGGCTGGGCTTTGGCGTGGTCGGGCACCAGCGGCTGCGCCTGCTGGCCCCGGTGTTCGGGATACGCGGATCTACCGCGATGGACCGGGCGGTGTAGCGCCCCAGACCACCGCCAGATTGTCGGATTTCCACAACGGGCCGGCATCGGTGAAGCCCGCCGCCTCGACCCCGCCAAGTGCCGTGTAAAACGCCCGCGCGCCGGCGTTCTGCCGCACCACCGCCAGCGCCATGCCGGGATAGCCCGCCGCCAGCAGCCGCCCATGCGCCCGCGCCAGCAGCCGGCCGCCAAGGCCCAGCCCGCGTTGCGCCGGGTCGACATACAGGTGCGTCACCTCGCCCCGCCCGGCAAAGACCGCGTGCCCGGGCGCGCCAAAGCTGACCATGCCGGCAATTTCCCCGGCCGTTTCCGCCAGGATCACGGTCTGTGATGGCGGATCGGCCAGCGCGGCCGCCCATTGCCGCAGGCGATGCGCGACATCCAGCCGGGCAATCGCCACCGGCGGAGCCAGGTCGCGGTAGGTCTGGTGCCAGATGCGGGCGTGAAATTCGGCCACCGCCGGGGCATCGGCGGCGCCGGCATCGCGAAAGATCACCGGCCGTCCACCGCCGCCCGCAGCGCCATGGCGCCTTGCCGCAGCACGCCCACATCGCTGCCCACGGCGACAAACCGCGCGCCCTGTGCCAGCGCTGCGCGCCCCGCCTCGGCCCCGCCTACCAGAATGCCCGCCGCCTTGCCGCTGGCCACGATCCGCGCCATGGCATCGGCAATGGCGGCCTGCACCTGCGGCGCGCCGGACTGGCCGGGGAACCCCATGTCGGCCGACAGGTCAGCCGGCCCGATGAACACCCCGTCCACCCCCGGCACCGCGCAGATCGCATCCAGGTTTTCCAGCGCCCGCACGCTTTCGACCTGCACCAGCAGGCAGACCTGCGCATTGGCCGTGGCGACATAATCGCCATCCATCCCGAACCGAGAGACCCGGGCCAGCGCCGCCCCCATGCCGCGGATGCCCTCGGGCGGATAGCACATGGCGCGCGCCATCAGCGCCGCCTCCTCGGCCGTCTCGACCATCGGGACCATGACGGTCTGGGCGCCGATATCCAGCACCTGCTTGACCATCCAGACCTCGCCCACCGGGATGCGCACCACCGGATGGGCGCCGCCCGACTGCATCGCCTGCAACTGCGCCTGCATCAGCGGAACGTCGTTCGGCGCATGTTCGCCGTCGATCAGCAGCCAGTCATAGCCGCAATGGCCCAGCAGTTCGGCCACATTGGCGCTGGCCAGTGCCACCCACAGCCCGATCTGCGGTTGCCCCGCCGCCAGCGCGGCCTTGAAACGGTTGACAGGCGCCATCAGTCCCCCCGGTCGAAATGCACCGAAATCGTGCCCAGCGGGCCGAAATCGGCAGTCACGCTATCGCCCGGCCGGCAGTCCACCGCCCGGACGAAGGATCCCGACAGCACGATCTGCCCGGGTTCCAGCCCCTGACCATAAACCGCCAGCCGGTTGGCAAGCCAGGCAATTCCGCGCGCCGGATCGTTCAGCACGCCGGCGCCCAGGCCCGTCTCCTCGACCTCGCCATTGCGCAGCAGGATGGCGCCGCACCAGCGCAGGTCGGCATCCGGCGCCACCGCCCGGCCGCCGGTGACGATGCCGGCATTCGCCGCATTGTCGGCGATGGTATCCACGATGGTGCGGGCGCGCCCCGTGGCCCGGTCCATCCGCACGATCCGCGTATCCAGAATCTCCAGCGCCGGCACCACCACCTGTGTCGCCGCCAGCACATCCCGGACCCCCACCCCCGGCCCCTTCAGCGGCGCTTTCATCACAAAGGCCAGTTCCGCCTCGATCCGCGGGGCGATGAAGCGGCCCTTGGGGATCCGCGCGCCATCCTCGAACGCCATGTCGTCCAGCAGCACGCCCGAATCCGGCGTGTCGATGTTCAGCTGCTGCTGCATGGCTTTCGAGGTCAGCCCGATCTTCCAGCCGATCACCCGTCGCCCGGCCGCCAGCTTGCGCGCCACCAGCGCCGCCTGCACGGCATAGGCCTGATCCATCGTCATGCCCGGATGGGCCTGCGACAGCAGGCCGGCCTGCACGCCGGTCTGCTCGGCCTGCCACAGCGCCTCGGCCGCGGCGGTGATCTCGGCTTCGGTCATTTCTGCCCCCTCATTCGTCGGCGATGGTGTTCACCAGCCGCCCGATGCCTTCGGCCCGCACCTCGACCACATCGCCGGGGGTCAGCCAGACCGGCGGGTCGAACCGCGCCCCCGCCCCGGTCGGCGTGCCGCACAGGATGGTGTCGCCCGGCACCAGCGTGGTGAAGGTCGAGACATAGGCGATGATCCTGCGGAACGGAAAGATCATCCGGCTGGTCCGGTCGGCCTGCCGCCGTTCGCCGTTCACCAGCGTTTCCAGCGCGATGTCGTCCAGTTGGGCCGGGCTGCGGAACGGCACGAGCCATGGCCCCATGGCGCCCGAACGGTCAAAGTTCTTGCCTTGCGTCACGTTGAACTTGGCATGCCGCACCCAGTCGCGCAGCGTGCCTTCATTGGCCAGCGTCAGGCCCGCCACATGATCCAGCGCCTGGTCTTCGGGTATCCGCCGCCCGGCCTTGCCGATGACGATGGCGATTTCGCCTTCGTAATCCAGTTGGTCGGATTCCGGCGGCCGGATCAGCGGCTTGCCATGCGCGGTAAAGCTGCGCGCAAAGCGGATGAACAGCGACGGGTTCGGCGGCGCTTCTTGCCCGTCCTTGTATTCGGCATTGCGGTCGGGAAAGTTCACCCCGACGCAGATGATCTTTTCCGCATCCGGCACCGGGATCGTCAGATCGACCGACGCCAGCGGCAAGGCGCCGGCCGCGCGCGCCAGGGCCGCCTCCAGCCCCGCACCTTCCAGGGCCGCACGCAGGCCGCCGGGGATCGGGCGCACCATGTCGCCCCGCAGCACGCCCCAGCCGGGGCGGCCCGCATGCAGGAAACTCACCAGTCGCGGCAGGTCGGGGGCAGGCTCGAACATGGGGATACCCTCGGGATTTCAGTTAACATGTTAACATGAATCGCGCCCCGGTCAACCCGCGCCCCTTTCGCTTTGACCCAAATATCCCGGGGGGCCACGCAAGGCCTGCCGCCGGCACGCCCTGTCCATGGGGGCAGGGCCCCCCTAGGCGCCGATGCTCCAGCCGGTCAGCCGCCGGTCGGCGCGGGTCATGCGGTGGTCCAGCATCCGGGCGCGCAGGCGGGCGATTTCGGCATCGGCCCCGGGTTCCGCCGCCAGGTCGCGGGTTTCGTCGGGGTCGGTCTGACGGTCGAACAGCAGGGGCGGCAGCCCGCCGTTGAAATGCACCAGCGTCCAGCGTGCCTCGCGCAGGGTGGCGGCATTGGCGCAATGTTCGGAAAGTCCCAGAAACCGCTGGAATCTGGTGCCGATGCGGGGATGTGCAAGATCGATTTCCGTCAGCGCAAAGGCATCGGGCGCGACGGAAGACCCGGCCAGCAGCGGTTGCAGCGGCGGCCCGTCCATCGCCACCGGCACCGCGCCCCCCAGCGCCGACAGGATCGTCGGCGCGACTGCGGTGGTGCAGATCGGCCCTGCCACCCGATGCCCCGACATCACCCCCGGGCCACGCAGGATCATCGGCACCCGGTGGGCGGCGGCGAACACCGTATCCTTGCCCCAGTAGCCCTGATCGCCCAGCATCTCGCCATGATCGGCCATCACGATCACCAGCGTGCGGTCGGCAAGGCCGGTGGCATCCAGCCAGTCCAGCACCCGGCCAAGGTGGTGGTCCACCTCGGCCACCAGGCCCAGATAGACGGCGCGCAGCGCGGCCACCTGTTGCGCGCTCAGGGCGGCGACGTTGCCATCGAACCCCATCCACAGCCCCCGTGCCGCCGGTTCGGAAAACCACGCATCGCGGAACGGGTGCGTAGCCGCTGCCGTCACCGGCCCCGGCACCATGCGCGGGTCGGCCAGCCGGTTCCAGGGCGCCGGCGCCACAAAGGGCGGATGCGGGCGGATATAGGTGGCATGCGCCGTCCAGACCCCATCGCGCCGGGCATCCAGCGCCTCCAGCAGCCGGTCGGTCAGAAAGGCGGTGTCGCTGTCTTCGGCCCGGTACAGCGCCGGGTCGGTGATCCCGCCGCCCACCGAACGGTGCAGGTCATACCAGCGGTCGGGTTGCGGTCCCGGCAGGTGGTATCCCTTGCGGCGCAGATGGGCGATCCAGTCCATCGGCGCCTCGAACCGCAGGTTCACCACCTCGCGGAACCCGGGGGCGGGCAGTTCGTAGGTGGCCATGTCGGGATCGGCCGGGTGGTGCGCGCCCGGGTCAGGGCCGATGTCGCCATAGCCGAACAGCAGCGGCTCGCGCCCCAGCCGGCGCAGTTCGGTGCCCAAGCTGGCATGCTGGCGCCCCAGCGGCGCGCCGTTGCGCACCGAACGGTGGTTGAAGGCGTGCAGCCCCGTCATCAGGCTGGCCCGCGCCGGCCCGCAGGGAACGGCGGCGGTAAAGGCAGCGTCGAACGAGGTGCCTTCGGCCGCCAGCCGGTCCAGCGCGGGGGTAGGGACGATGCCATGCAGCGCCCCTGCCACCACATCGGCGCGCAGCTGGTCGATGGTGATGAACAACAGGTTCAGCCGATCCGGGGTCATGCCGCCTTCCTGCCATGCGGCGCCCCTGTCGTCAAAGCGTCACTGCCCCGCGCTATCACGGGCCGACCCGCCCGGAGGCCCCGATGACCGCGCTTATCTCCCTTGCCCCGCCGCCGCAGACCGCCCGTGCCATTTCCTATGCCCCCTCGGCCCGCAGCCCGGCCGGGCGGATGCTGATCCGCACGGTGGAAAACCTGACCGGCCGCATGGCGCTGGTGCGTCGCGCGCGGGGGTTCGACGGGGGCGCGGCCCATGGCCCCGAATTCTGGCGCGAGATGATGCGCCGCTATGGCCTGCATCTGGAACTGCTGGGCGGCAGCTTTGACGATGTGCCCACCACCGGGCCGCTGGTGATGATTGCGAACCATCCCTATGGCATCCTGGACGGGCTCGTCATGGGGCATATCCTGTCGGCCCTGCGCGGCGATTTCCGGCTGATGGCGCATGAGGTGTTCCGCAACGCCCCCGATCTGCGGCAGGCCGTGCTGCCGGTGGATTTTTCCGATACGGCCGCCGGGCGGCGGGCCAATATCGCGATGCGCGGGCAGGCGGTGGACTGGCTGGCACAGGGCGGCGCGCTGGGGATTTTCCCGGGCGGCACGGTCTCCACCGCCGCGCGCCCCTTTGAACAGCCGATGGACCCGGTCTGGCGCAGCTTTACCGCCAGGTTGATCGCGCGCACCGGCGCGGCCGTGGTGCCGGTGTGGTTCGAGGGGGCGAATTCGCGCCTGTTCCAGCTTGCCAGCCATCTGCACATGAACCTGCGGCTGGCGTTGTTGCTGCGCGAATTCCGCGCGCGGGTGGACCGGCCGGTGCGGCTGGTGGTCGGAACGCCCATTCCGGCGGCACGGCTGGCGGCTTTTCGCGGCGACAGCAAGGCGATGATGGATTTCCTGCGCCGTTCCACCTATGAGCTTGCGCCATGGGGTCTTGACGCGGGCCGGTATGGCCATGAATTCGAGGCCCACCACAAGCGATAGGCAGGGCAAATGGCAGTCGGGGTGTTCGATTCGGGTCTGGGCGGTCTGACGGTGCTGGATGCGGCGGCGCGGCGCCTGCCGGATGTGCCCTTTGTCTATCTGGGCGACAACGCCCATGCGCCCTATGGCGTGCGCACTGCGGACGACATCTTCAACCTGACCTGTGCCGCGGTGGAACGGCTGTGGGCCGAAGGCTGCGATCTGGTGATCCTGGCCTGCAATACCGCATCCGCCGCCGCGCTGAAACGGATGCAGGAAACCTGGGTGCCGCCGGGCAAGCGGGTGCTGGGCGTGTTCGTGCCGCTGATCGAGGCGCTGACCGAACGGCAGTGGGGCGACAATTCCCCCCCGCGCGAAGTGGCGGTGAAACATGTCGCGCTGTTCGCGACGCCGGCCACGGTGGCCAGCCGGGCGTTCCAGCGCGAACTGGCCTTCCGTGCCATCGGTGTGGATGTCGAGGCGCAGCCCTGTGGCGGCGTGGTCGATGCCATCGAGCAGGGCGACGAGATTCTGGCCGAGGCGCTGGTGCGCAGCCATGTCGAGGCGCTGAAGCGCCGCATGCCGCAGCCGCAGGCGGCGATCCTGGGCTGCACGCATTACCCGCTGATGGAAGGCGCCTTCAAGGAGGCGCTGGGGACCGAGGTCAAGGTGTTCAGCCAGGCCAATCTGGTGGCCGAATCGCTGGCCGACTATCTGGCGCGGCGGCCGGAATTCCTGGGGCCGGGGATGACGTCGAAATTCCTGACCACCGGCGATCCGGCCAGCGTGTCGGCCAGGGCGACGCAATTCCTGCGCAGGCCGATCCGGTTCGAGGCGGCATAGCGCCTGCGCCTGCTGCGTCGCGCCTGTGACCGGCCCTGGAGGGGTTTCACACCCCTCCGCGCCGGTTGGGTCTCGAACCATTTATGGATGTCTCCCGCGTGGCAAGGGCTTTTCGTGGCACTCTGGCATCTGGTCGGTTGCGGCCATTTATTCGGCGTCTGTCTG encodes:
- a CDS encoding HpcH/HpaI aldolase/citrate lyase family protein, translating into MMAPVNRFKAALAAGQPQIGLWVALASANVAELLGHCGYDWLLIDGEHAPNDVPLMQAQLQAMQSGGAHPVVRIPVGEVWMVKQVLDIGAQTVMVPMVETAEEAALMARAMCYPPEGIRGMGAALARVSRFGMDGDYVATANAQVCLLVQVESVRALENLDAICAVPGVDGVFIGPADLSADMGFPGQSGAPQVQAAIADAMARIVASGKAAGILVGGAEAGRAALAQGARFVAVGSDVGVLRQGAMALRAAVDGR
- the hpaH gene encoding 2-oxo-hept-4-ene-1,7-dioate hydratase → MTEAEITAAAEALWQAEQTGVQAGLLSQAHPGMTMDQAYAVQAALVARKLAAGRRVIGWKIGLTSKAMQQQLNIDTPDSGVLLDDMAFEDGARIPKGRFIAPRIEAELAFVMKAPLKGPGVGVRDVLAATQVVVPALEILDTRIVRMDRATGRARTIVDTIADNAANAGIVTGGRAVAPDADLRWCGAILLRNGEVEETGLGAGVLNDPARGIAWLANRLAVYGQGLEPGQIVLSGSFVRAVDCRPGDSVTADFGPLGTISVHFDRGD
- a CDS encoding lysophospholipid acyltransferase family protein, producing the protein MTALISLAPPPQTARAISYAPSARSPAGRMLIRTVENLTGRMALVRRARGFDGGAAHGPEFWREMMRRYGLHLELLGGSFDDVPTTGPLVMIANHPYGILDGLVMGHILSALRGDFRLMAHEVFRNAPDLRQAVLPVDFSDTAAGRRANIAMRGQAVDWLAQGGALGIFPGGTVSTAARPFEQPMDPVWRSFTARLIARTGAAVVPVWFEGANSRLFQLASHLHMNLRLALLLREFRARVDRPVRLVVGTPIPAARLAAFRGDSKAMMDFLRRSTYELAPWGLDAGRYGHEFEAHHKR
- a CDS encoding sulfatase-like hydrolase/transferase; translated protein: MTPDRLNLLFITIDQLRADVVAGALHGIVPTPALDRLAAEGTSFDAAFTAAVPCGPARASLMTGLHAFNHRSVRNGAPLGRQHASLGTELRRLGREPLLFGYGDIGPDPGAHHPADPDMATYELPAPGFREVVNLRFEAPMDWIAHLRRKGYHLPGPQPDRWYDLHRSVGGGITDPALYRAEDSDTAFLTDRLLEALDARRDGVWTAHATYIRPHPPFVAPAPWNRLADPRMVPGPVTAAATHPFRDAWFSEPAARGLWMGFDGNVAALSAQQVAALRAVYLGLVAEVDHHLGRVLDWLDATGLADRTLVIVMADHGEMLGDQGYWGKDTVFAAAHRVPMILRGPGVMSGHRVAGPICTTAVAPTILSALGGAVPVAMDGPPLQPLLAGSSVAPDAFALTEIDLAHPRIGTRFQRFLGLSEHCANAATLREARWTLVHFNGGLPPLLFDRQTDPDETRDLAAEPGADAEIARLRARMLDHRMTRADRRLTGWSIGA
- a CDS encoding glutamate racemase, whose translation is MAVGVFDSGLGGLTVLDAAARRLPDVPFVYLGDNAHAPYGVRTADDIFNLTCAAVERLWAEGCDLVILACNTASAAALKRMQETWVPPGKRVLGVFVPLIEALTERQWGDNSPPREVAVKHVALFATPATVASRAFQRELAFRAIGVDVEAQPCGGVVDAIEQGDEILAEALVRSHVEALKRRMPQPQAAILGCTHYPLMEGAFKEALGTEVKVFSQANLVAESLADYLARRPEFLGPGMTSKFLTTGDPASVSARATQFLRRPIRFEAA
- a CDS encoding fumarylacetoacetate hydrolase family protein, with translation MFEPAPDLPRLVSFLHAGRPGWGVLRGDMVRPIPGGLRAALEGAGLEAALARAAGALPLASVDLTIPVPDAEKIICVGVNFPDRNAEYKDGQEAPPNPSLFIRFARSFTAHGKPLIRPPESDQLDYEGEIAIVIGKAGRRIPEDQALDHVAGLTLANEGTLRDWVRHAKFNVTQGKNFDRSGAMGPWLVPFRSPAQLDDIALETLVNGERRQADRTSRMIFPFRRIIAYVSTFTTLVPGDTILCGTPTGAGARFDPPVWLTPGDVVEVRAEGIGRLVNTIADE
- a CDS encoding GNAT family N-acetyltransferase codes for the protein MIFRDAGAADAPAVAEFHARIWHQTYRDLAPPVAIARLDVAHRLRQWAAALADPPSQTVILAETAGEIAGMVSFGAPGHAVFAGRGEVTHLYVDPAQRGLGLGGRLLARAHGRLLAAGYPGMALAVVRQNAGARAFYTALGGVEAAGFTDAGPLWKSDNLAVVWGATPPGPSR
- a CDS encoding GNAT family N-acetyltransferase, with amino-acid sequence MIRRLDGLPPAATDQAAQLYWAAFGTKLGRLLGPEARALDLLARVIRADHALVAVTRDRPRVVGVAGFRSTAGGFMSFGQRHLAAVYGDWGGLWRSAVLRGLAGDVDNARFLIDGLAVHPDWQGQGLGSALIDALAAEARARGYERLRLDVADHNIRARALYERLGFGVVGHQRLRLLAPVFGIRGSTAMDRAV